In a single window of the Euzebyales bacterium genome:
- a CDS encoding response regulator transcription factor produces the protein MTIRVLIADDQGMVRTGFATFLRSEPDIEVIGEAADGRQAVEAAAALAPDVILMDVRMPVMDGLAATRQIMNRTVDVPHVLMVTTFDLDEYVYEALRAGASGFVLKDASARELAEAVRVVAAGDAVIAPSVTRRLIAEFAQLGGPPAPTMRRLEGLTERETEVLGLVARGLSNAEIAAEIVVAEQTVKTYVGRIFAKLGLRDRAQAIVFAYESGLVVPGG, from the coding sequence ATGACGATCCGCGTGCTCATCGCCGACGACCAGGGCATGGTCCGGACAGGGTTCGCGACCTTCCTGCGAAGCGAGCCCGACATCGAGGTGATCGGCGAGGCGGCCGACGGCCGGCAGGCGGTCGAGGCGGCTGCCGCGCTGGCGCCCGATGTCATCCTCATGGATGTCCGGATGCCGGTGATGGACGGCCTGGCGGCCACCCGTCAGATCATGAACAGGACGGTCGATGTGCCCCATGTGCTGATGGTCACGACCTTCGACCTCGACGAGTACGTGTACGAAGCGCTGCGTGCCGGCGCCAGCGGGTTCGTGCTGAAGGACGCATCAGCGCGCGAGTTGGCCGAGGCCGTGCGCGTGGTCGCCGCCGGAGACGCGGTCATCGCGCCGTCGGTCACCCGCAGGCTCATCGCGGAGTTCGCCCAGCTGGGCGGCCCGCCCGCCCCGACCATGCGCCGGCTCGAGGGGCTGACCGAGCGCGAGACGGAGGTGCTCGGACTGGTGGCGCGGGGGTTGTCGAACGCCGAGATCGCCGCAGAGATCGTGGTCGCCGAGCAGACCGTCAAGACCTACGTCGGACGCATCTTCGCCAAGCTCGGCCTGCGTGATCGCGCGCAGGCGATCGTCTTCGCGTACGAGTCGGGCCTGGTGGTCCCGGGCGGGTGA